DNA sequence from the Salvelinus sp. IW2-2015 linkage group LG37, ASM291031v2, whole genome shotgun sequence genome:
tcaaaacagagaatcttgtttctcatggtctgagagtctttgcactgtcaactgtgggaactttccaaatcatgtccaatcaattgaatttaccacaggtggactccaagttgtagaaacatctcaaagatgatcaatggaaacaggatgcacctgagctcactgtcaagtctcatagcaaagggtctgaataatttatgtaaataaggtatttctgtttattttttgtaaatttgcaaaaatgtcatttttgccttatcattatggggtattgcatgtagattAATTTAATCTCTTTCTGATCCATGCCTTCCTTTCATCCCCATCTCCCTATTTTTCACCCTGGGTAACTGCTGTGTGATGGGTCTGACGTTCTCTCTTCTTGCTGTTGATGGAACCAGGCCGGAGCTGTCACCTTCCCCACCATCATACTCTTCTCCTGCAGACAGAGGGGCAAATGGGATCAGACACATGcgcaaacactgtgtgtgtgtgtgtgtgtgtgtgtgtgtgtgtatatctatatcgcgcacacacacaacacaatatcaAAGGTTGAttaaccgattgctgcccgcacctgcccgcccgtccagcatcactactctggacggttctgacttagaatatgtggacaactacaaatacctaggtgtctggttagactgtaaactctccttccagactcacgttaaacatctccaatccaaagttaaatctagaatcggcttcctatttcgcaacaaagcatccttcactcatgctgccaaacataccctcgtaaaactgaccatcctactgatcctcgacttcggcgacgtcatttacaaaatagcctccaaaaccctactcaacaaattggatgcagtctatcacagtgccatccgtttttgtcaccaaagccccatgtactacccaccactgcgacctgtatgatcttgttggctggccctcgcttcgtactcgtcgccaaacccactggctccaggacatcgtgtagcacacgctccagcaggtatatctcactggccaattcttcctttggccgcctctccttccagttctctgctgccaatgactggaacgaactgcaaaaatctctgaagctggagacttacctctcactagctttaagcaccagctgtcagagcagctcacagatcactgcacctgtacatagctcatctgtaaatagcccatccaatctgcctcatccccatactgtatttatttatttatcttgctcctttgcaccccagtatctcaacttgcacatttgTYTTCTGCACAtcctatcattccagtgtttaattgctatattgtatttactttgccaccatggcctatttattgcacacactgtatatagaccttttctactgtattattggctgtatgttggtttattccatgtgtaactctgtgttgtatgtgtcgaactgctttgctttatcttggccaggtcgcagttgcaaatgagaacttgttctcaactagcctacctggttaaataaaggtgaaataaaactagTTGACTTGTTGAATAAAACAGGACAACTAGTAAAACTGAGTCAGTCACATGTCATATACAGGCTTAGCCATGGGAAGTCGGGGTGCTAGGTGTGCTGCAGGACCCTTGGAAAAAAGAGAAAttagagaagaaaaaaattgtTCATCACAAAAGTAGTGTCCTCGGCCTTTACTAGTCCYGTATTAGCAGGCCGATATTGCCGTCTGTAGCGTGGGGAAAACAAAATGTTCTGCGAATTAAATCTCAGCACCCCCAAATATGCATACAGGCCTGTAACAGACAAACTATTCAGCAAACAAAGCAACTACTCCTCAACCAATCATTTCTCccctcccacttcctcctccaaTCTCCTTGGTGTAGACCTGTGCTCCGTTCCGGCCAATATTTTGAGCTGTCCTCCCCACTGCAACTTCCACTGATtcgggaggatggagagggggagtggagggggaAGGAACGAAAGAGAGTAGGAGAAAGGAAAATTAGAAAGAGTGAGAAATGTGCAGTGAAATAACATGAGCATTCCTATCCTGTTGTCTTCCTCTTTCACTAGAATCMCATTTCTCACCACAttatctctgcctgtctctctgtatcaCTAACACTATGAGTCCTCTCCAGCACACTGTATTCCTCTTGGTTTCCGCTCTATGGTTCTCTCTATGGTCTTCCATACATCTAGTCATCACTCACTCCCATcgtccaacacaaacacaaatgaactgaaacagacagacacacacaaatccatACACACCAGCATCAACCACAACATCCCCAGGCAGGAAGGTTACgaacaggtgcacacacacacacacacagacagacagacagacagacagacagacagacagacagaaatgaaTCAGTGTTGATGTTctatgactgactgactacctcCTGCTGTTTTGTAGGTTCATACAGTGGTTAGCTATTTCGGctgccccccctctcccccacacacgcagagggagtgagagaagtagagagaggcaAATATAAATATTAGAGCAAACTCGAAGCAGAAAAAAAGACAGTCACAAAACAATCCAAAATCCATAAAGATTTGTGtttttaattgaattttaaaacctacaatctacctgcagtgaagccaYTCGAATTTAcgttcagtcatttagcagacacccaTACAGAGCGACCCACGGGAACAACCAGGGTCMAGCACCCCGCCCAAAGGCACAAGGACATATCCACTCAGTCAAACCAGGGACCCGAACCAGCGCCCTCTGAACAAAAATgttaacacaacatgtaaagtgttggtttcatgagctgaaataaaatctcCCAGTaatattccatatgcacaaaaagcttatttctctaaaatgttatgAATAAATtggttaacatccctgttagtgagtgtttcccctttgccatgataatccatccacctgacaggtgtggcatatcaagaagctgattaaaaagcatgatcaatacgcaccttgtgctggggacaataaaactaCCTTTTAGTCACAAAATACAATGCCatagatatctcaagttttgagggagcttgcaattggcatgctgactgcagtaatgtccaccagagctgttgccaaataatttaatgttaatttctctgccataagccgcctccaacgtcgttttagagattttggcagtacaCCCAACCGGCCTTGCAACCgcaaaccatgtgtaaccacgccaggccaggacctccgcatccggcttcttcacctRcgggatcgtctgagacgagCCCCCCGGACAGCTGAAAGACTGGCCTACTGACCTAGACCTGATAGCCTGTAGCCTGTCTGCCTGAAACAAGGAGAAGGCTGCTATTGACTGAAACAGGTCAGAAAGCAAGGGCGGACAATGGTTATCCATGTTGATGGTTGGTCACAGACAGGCAGAGGGGTGTACATTTAAGGAGCCATAATGAATACTGTGTTGTCTATCAGTTATTTGTGTATGTTGGTGTACATTTAAGGAGCCATAATGAATACTGTGTTGTCTATCAGTTATTTGTGTATGTTCACTACCAACAAGCAGCTACACCTACTTCCATTGTTAATCAGAACCTGAGGCTAAAGCTGGAACCAGAGTTCACACACACTGTCTAGCACATCAAGTTGAAAGTCATCAACAAGTCTAAGTCGGTGTTATGTGCTAAAGGAGTTTAGGTCTCAAGTGTGACAGTGTGCCTCAGGCAATCGTTCAGGCAGAAATAATCATAAGTGACGTTTAACCATAGTATATAATGAGATGGTTAGGGCTGTGACCATACCAGTATCACAATATTTCTTCCATGTCAAAAAtgaaacacaaagcagaccaaactctttggtcctttaaaaacctgatGTATGTMAAATATTGTGTGCTAGAgcatggaaaataaatacatgtgactctagATGACGACATAATGAYGCTTGTTTCCAACAAATAACTTAAATCCGGTTCCTGTTTTGTTTTCCTGCCACGATACCAACGAGTATCGCAATACTgatatcgtcccggccctagagATCRTCAGAGGGTAGTCAGTCAACAACTACAGTGCTGACTGTACCCACAAAACKTGTATaggagaaagaaggaaggaagagatgAGATGAGTGTTAGATGTTGGACTGGTGGCAGCCGGATGGGAACGGAAGCAGCAGCACCGTGTCAGAAGTTTATAGAATCTGTCAAACTGAAAGACTCCAAATATGTCAGGTAATGCAGTAGCTATGTCGGACATTTCTGCTATCATCATGCCGTAAGCATTTCCCTCTAAAatcatcttcttcctctctcaaGAGACCCCATGCCGCCTATACattgggtaaatccatttgaattcaatcactttttgacagcaccccttttgatttgaatgaaaccttccatacatatttgcccattgtagaagtgctcagaaagtaactttttggacctgaaagCCAAGACTGtcaagagataaaggtgctcaaagttgaaaCATTTTGCGTACCCCatcataccatgagacatccatgtcttcatcactggaaaagataaacagtgGAGATGTCAAccctccataggaaacctattgaaatcatagagaTATAGATCATAGAATAGACATTACCATTTAATTTGACATTCGACGGTGGGTGGACCGGCGGTCATCTTTGTGGCAGTAATTTGAAGTTAACATTtcaattgcagtggtctgaagggataggtccattctatgaattctatttctatgattgaaatgccacccaccctgtattcaagagcatgttgtgcgTCAACCGATGACGGTGTTTTGGCATTCGGGTCCAAAAAGTcgctttctgaccacttcttccaaaCAGGTAAKTAAAGTCTTGTTTAAATTCAAAAGGGattctgtcaaaaagtgattgacttcaaatggatttacccccATTCTTTTGTACAAGGCTGAGTAACTGTTCATACAAGTAAAACAACCACACCACGTCACAAACCTGTCTGACTAGCCGGTGCTGTTTTGAGAAAAAGCTTCAACAGAAAGACTAAGTCAGAGAAAAACACTGAGGATACTGCATTGTTGAAATTGTTAAAGACGGAACACCCTCCATCTGCAATACAATCTTAAAATTCAGGATGTTGTAGTTGCCGATATAGATATTTCCTGAATGGATTTGATGTCTTTATAGAGGAAGGTGCAGTAATCTGAGCAGCGTAGTCAGGTATTTGCATATTTGTGCAGTCAGTGCATCTATATCATTACAGCCTCATTTTTCAAAATGATGGACAACTGGATTAATACCTCAAACTGACTGGAATTGACTCCCAACCATGCATACAGGTGAGCCATTGGAATCTTTACAAATGTACGATCTCAATTCTCAACTCATCTCATTTCTGAAGTTACAGAGAGCAAAGCAATAACCTCCTTATAGAGAAGCTTTACTACATAGGCTGATGATAARTCATTGCTATGGTGACTAACCTAACCTCTCTTTCGGTTTAATATTGCAACATCTGTGGCTAACTCATCGGAAGTATATGCTGGATAAAAACCGAGGCTAATGTCTAATTTTGAATGACCTCTCAATGAAATTCATCATTTGTTCRTGACATCATCGTTTTCCATTTTTATAGAATGTAGGAAATCAAAATGGTGGTATAAATCCCGTCCGCTGTTTTGTAKGAATGTAGTGACTGTAACGAATCTAGTCTcactcttttctcttcctctctctatctcatccgTGTTTTCTTCTCTCTTATACTTCCCCTGTCTTTCTATCATACCTTTTTTTCTAAAggttcctccattcctctcttctctttaagCACAAGGCAGACTGTGTCTCACTTCGGTCGCTGCTCTGCCCTGGGTTCCACGTCCCACAGATTCCACTCTCCTAGTCCCCTCCCATACACCATATCTGCTCCACCCCAGCACAGCCAGTCTCGATTTACCTCTTCCACTGAGCCTCTCTCTCCGTATTGCGCTGATTGTACCTCAACACCACAAcgcttggagaataaaatcgtcTTTACTATCAGTGGAGcagtaacagtgaaatgcttactttacttCAGGCTTAACAATACCGTTGcccaaaaaggtattaggtgaaataggtaagtaaagaataaAATACAGTAACCAAAGCAACAGTGCAAAACACAGTAGCCGCAGGTCTATATTCCTGTTCCGAGGCCTATCAAATCTTATAGCTAATCCGAGTGTCTCTCATAGCAGACACTCGGTAGGTCTGGCTGATTTGAGGTAGTtcgtacatgtagatatggttaagcTGACTATGCATATCATGATGAAGAGatgagtagcagtagcgtaagaggggttggtgggtggcggcaCACAATGAAATAGTCCGGCGTAGCATCCTCTGacctagatgttcaggagtcttatggctgtgTGGTAAAACTGTTGAAAGGCTTTTTTGTTCTAGACTTGGCAGCTCCGGGGTAGCGCTTTGTCATGTGGTTGCTTCAGAGagaattctcttctctctctctctcgtctctctctctctgttgctcattAAAGGAGTCTAATCTGACTGGTGCTCGTCAGAGCTGGGGTCTTTTGTGCTAATTATGTCTATGTGTTTAAGCCAGTAGTTCTTAAGTAGTGCTCACAAGCCAAAGTCGGTCCCCNNNNNNNNNNNNNNNNNNNNNNNNNGAAAAGTGCATACTGCGTCACATATGTGCTGACGTGCACCAAGTcattactctctctcactctgttgtGGATGcatcatggctcccgagtggagcagcggtctaagacactgcatYtcagtgctagaagcgtcactacagacaccctggttcgaatccaggctgtatcacggccgtgattgggagtcccatagggcggcgcacaattggcccagcgtcgtccgggtttggctggtgtaggcYggcattgtaaataagaaactcacttgcctagttaaatcaaaagTGAAATATGCATCTTGCTTGCTGTCACGCatatggcgaggggctgaagctcattggttgaMctcaaattgctagggggctggcacACATGGAGGAACATGTagaaaaacagttgctttcaaactagggatattgaggtaaaacagtaattctgctcatagattatacatgtatgaactacacattgacacatccagcccaaagcgggaggtttagaAAATCCTTATTAGTCACCAAGTTCCAGATCATGATTTCGATGGGTGAATGGACTCCGGCATTAAGGAGATGTTATTGTTGAGTTGCCTATCGTTAAACCTACTTATGTAACCTCTGTTGTCAGAGAGTTGAAAACTGTACAATTTTTATAGTTCAAGGTGGCATACTTGTAAGATAAAACTGTGTTGAAATACTGTAACTCATATTTGCAGTTTAGGCTGTAGACAGAGTATTAGTATAGGAGGTGTGGTCATCAACTATTAATACCTAGGGGGGTATGTCACTCACTGAATTTGCtgggttgctctctctctctctctctctctcgcacacgcccccccccccccccccccccccccccgtagggATAATAATAATGTCTGGGCCAGTCCTGAAACTGATGAAATTGGGAACAACAAGTAGGCCTACAGGCCAGGGGATAtcaagtcagttgtacaactgaatgcatttaaccaaaatgtgtcttctgcatttaacccaacccctctgRATTGGAGAGGTGCAGGGGCCTGTCTTAATTGAYATCATCAGCACCCAGGGAGCAGCTGTTCTTGggggtaactgccttgctcaagggcagaacagcagattgtTCCACCGTgctggctcagggattcaaaccagcaaccRATCAGTACTGGCAGGGCASTCTTAACAGCKaggctacctgccgccaaggGAAGCAAGATATACGRATCCCTACAATCGTGACAATGTTGCCTCCTTTTGCATTTTATAATGCCAAGCTGTCCWATAGCTTTATCATCATTCCTCAGCWGCTTTCTYAGAGTGATAGTTATTGCTCAATCCTATGGGYGCGGTAGGTGTAGAATTTTCTGGAATTCAACCTGTTGTGAATGTGTCTCGGAAGGTGTGCCTCTTTCAAGTCCAAGTATTCATTCGTTTCTTTAACTTGAGGATCTTTTCTGCAGCTACAGAGAAATACTTATAAGAGGATTAACACATAATTGCAGAATGACGCTCTGTGTGTATGAAAAGTTGTATTGCTGTCATATTGAATTCATACAATGGTTGTCTTGCCGCACATCATATTTCTTGTTTCTAGTTTTGGATTATTATCTGTGtaattgtttgacatttttaccgCACCGTTAGAAGCTAGTAACACAARcatttcgctgcacccgctataacatctgataaactgtgaccaataaactttgaccTGATTTGATATCGTACCTGAGAACAAAATAAAACAGTATAATGACACTAGTAATGAGAAACTCTGTCAGACTGCCATCATTCAGATTGGCTGTATtcagactttctctctctctttcctcttcaggTGATAATGACATGCCCAAACTGACCCCTTGACTTGACCTCTGATAGGTCAGGGCTCAGATTGGAATACCCCCAAAAATACAGACCAGTCCAAACCCCTCAACATGTCTTTCCCGGAACACTTCACGTCCCCCTTACCCCCCAGACCAGAAGCCAAACCCCGGCCCCCGATCTCTAGAAAACCCCCTTCCTCCAACGgagccccctccaccccctcccagcTCGGAGAGATGGGCAGCACAGCCCACAATTCGGGGGGGAAAGTCAACAGCATTGTGAGTAAGTTCAGCCACCCAGAGACTAYACCAACCACCAGTGGAGATGCTACACTAACCACCAATCCAACTCTCCGTACCCGGGTGCCCAGGAGGGCCCCCACAGTCAAACCCAAACCGACCCGGCCCTCCGTCCAGCAGTCTGAGGGTCYAGACCAGGCTCCTCCACTGCCCATGAATAGGAGCCGGATCCTGCGGCAGGCCAAAAGAGAGAcccctggaggagaggagggaaatggCATCACAGTCAGTCGATCAGGTAGAGTCAGTCAGTATATCAATCAATGAATTAATCAATATTCATTTGTATGAGTCCTCTCACAAAAATATGTTATGGTAGGGACTGATAATTTGTTAGCATTaccaatgtagcctacatttctaCAAGGCAAGCATTACGGAGAGAGAGCTACAAAATGAACTGTATTTTTTCCAAATGAGCTATCCCATGGGTGTTCATTAATCAAGCGTTGTCAAGcaacacagtaacacatgacaTAATCACTTTCAAAACATATCATCCGAAAGCATTAACAATATTCCCAGCCCAACCCCACAAGCTAGACCTGGGGTGGCAGGTTAACAAAACAACATGTTTGGAATTTGAAAGGATCAATCATTGACAGGTTTCATGTACCTCTACACATTTCTTTGTCAGTTTGAYGTTTACCATATGCAGCAAACGTCACCGTATGTCACCGTATGTCACATGCGAGTGCAGTATGTGCGGCATGTTCCTTTGAGAGCGGAATCTCTGCTCGTGTGTGTTGCCTAGTCCCTGAGGCCGTGAGGGTGACACCTGTTTTCACCTAACCTAGAGACAGACGGGTGTGGCTAGAACACGTGATCTAACTACCCTAACAGACAGAAGCACCCGTACACAGTAGGGAAACACAGCTCTGTATAGGTAATACAGGTCTACTGAAACAGACTGGCTGTACTCCAACACACTCTGGGAcgagactgtctcttatacacatctagatgtgtataagagacaggtctaagACGGCACTGCTTAAAAGCCTCGAAGAGGGTCTCACTGTTTCTACTGTTGCAGAGGGAAAGAAAATAAGGAGCTGATAGCATTTCTGACTACagaaaagaacaaacaaacatCAAAATAGATTAACATTTTTGGCTGTTTCCTGTTAGTATTAAATGCTCATGAAGCTAAACAACTTGATAATACTTCCCTAAGTTTATCTGACAAAGCAGAACTGTGTATTATGAAAATAAGAATGTTGCAGATGTTAATTTGGCTAAGaaaacaaacccacacacacacatcggttTTCTATCGTTGTGGGGACCAAATCatttattcccattcaaaatcctattttccctaacccttaaccttaaccccaaacgcctaaacctaaccctaaccctaattgtaaccctaactctaaacctaacgcCTAAAATATACTTTTTCCTTGTGGGTACCGGCGTCCCACTTTTCCTtgctttactatccttgtgaggacttctggtcccctcAAAGATAgttcaccaaaacacacacattcccaagtaataatatatgccatttagcagacactgttatccaACACGACTTAGTCATGCACgcatacatacattttacctatgggtggccctgggaatcaaacccacaaccctggaggTGGAAGTACtatgctctaccagctgagccagACAGGACCACGTGACATAATTTCACTAATCTCTTAAACTATGCTCTGACACGGTCATCAGACTGCTTCTACCACGTCAATCTTTACTGTTAAGGCACTGGAGACTTCCTTTATTCGCTCTCTTCTGTCATAATGCATTCCTTTTGTGAGGCCTAAggtttaaaggaaaactccacccaaaaactatcttttgatatttgtttcattaatccattgttgatatagtcccaaaaatgttttgcttgtcagcactcaagttttccagatatgtaactttcaaaatacagaaatcatccctgtatgatgcattttgtaTCATATGATGCTGCATATGATGCAAAAGACATCATACGGGGATGATGTCTGTATTTTGAAATgtacatatcttgaaaacgtgtgggactatgtcaacaatggactaatgaaacaaatatcaaaataaaatgttgggGTGGTGTTTTCATTTGTTACCTTTCCATAGAGAACTGAGGTCAATCAGGacacagaaagagaaacacacacacacgtgcacacgtgcacacatgcacacacacgtgaaAGTGATGTGCCCTGCTTTCATATAATTCAGATGTAGGAACATTCTAGGCAGGAAGCAACACATTCACAGTGATCAGTGAACGCCATAAAGGGTTTAAGTCTACCAAGGTTCAAGGGTCAACAGAGAAAGTGATCCTTAGTTCCTTTTAACAATAAAGCCAAACAAAACAAATCMAAATAATTATTCTGATGCTTTGCTAATTTCCCATTACTGCAAATATCCAAGCAAACACGTGGCAGTGGATGTAAAAAGTGATGTTAWGTTAATGCTATGTTAGTGATATGTGTCCCTCCTTCTCCCATCAGCACCTGGCGGAAAGGAGGAAGAGCGAAAGCTGATTGGAGGAGTGGAAGCAGAGGCGGAGCACAGTTCAGACACGCCCCTTAACCCATGCTTCGACTGGGAATGCAGCTGTGCTTGCCACATCCACATGCCCGGCATGAAGCTGGTATGGGTGCCCATCGATGAGGACGAGGAAGAagatgaaaaggaggaggagattaAGTTGGAGGCGGAaacggaggaggaagagagtggaggggaggggacCTCCTTGGCTATAAAacacccccccatcccccctaAACAAACCCAAACTTTCCCAAGCCATTTTAAAGTTTCCGTAGAGGAGGARGAGTCTATATATGAAACTACTCTACTAATGGTGGATCCAACACCTAGAAAGATCTGTCAGGAACTGGACATTCCCCTTATCAAGGTTCAGAAACCTGTCCATTGGTCAAAACTGTCCTCCAGCAACTCGGAGGACAACACTTCGGTCCAGTCCGATTYGGACCCATCCCAAACCCAGACTACTGAGGATGCCCCCGTGGCTATTCCACCTCGGGTACCTCTCGCCCAGGACAAGTCCAAAACACCCGGCCACAACCTCATGCCCATTCCCAGGGGGGGTATCGCCTTGCCCCAGCCCACCGCGGAGGAGTGGCGCTCCCTGCGCCCCTCACCCCCCAATCCTTCCGCCAGTCCCATAGTWCTCCACCGGGCGGGCTACAGCGTCCCCCCACCTCAGCCCCCCAAGACAGGCATCTCCGTCCATTCCATCAAGCAAGCTATAAAAGGTCGCTATAAAAGTAAACAMGCAATAAACCTGTTTTCTGACATCTTTTATAGTGAGAGGTCATACAATAGAAAAAGGTACAGTATATTGTTCATGCTTTTGTKTCTCCCtctagaagaagaggaggatggaagtgctgaaggagaggaggaggacacagaaGAAGACAGGTAAGCTGACTCGTCCCTGATGTTCTTCTATTTCTTCCTCTTATGTCTCTTCTGATGACCTCCATATTTCCTGTTGTACTCTCATCTCCCATGTCTTGTTTTGGCCCTGTTGAaaatcttccttccttcctgtaaGTGACCACAGATCAGAGAGGGTTGGATTGGTGTAGGTGATAGGGTTTCACTTATCCAATCACTTATCAGTGATTACCGGACGGAAGCATATTTGAAGTGTTAGAACCAGACCTATTTCTCACTCATTCATTGTCCAGCTCAGTCAGTTATATAACACCCTGCTCTTCTTCTTCCCGGTGCCCCTCTCAGGAGAGGATACTTTATTGGCTGGGAGTCCAGACAGCTGGATGGTATGGATACCTGACACCCCTGACACAACCAAAAAGCACCCAAAATATCAGTCACGCATGAATCMGGTTACAGAACTATAGGTGTAACATTAGACCAAAGGAACAGAGCATTCTTGGTCCATCATCATTGTTTGAGGGTCACCCATAGAGTAATACCACACATATTTAAACCTCATCCTTTTTAGAGTGTTTGACCTTTGCCCTTTGACCCCTCAGTGCCTCTGTACCAGACGTACCGTGCTACCGTCATCCACAAGGAGATCCGGCGCCAGACGGTRTGCCGCAACATCAGCAAGACCAGCGCTGACTACCACATGGACTGGACCGCACGCCGGGGTGGAGTGGGCATGGGGTCGGGCGGCTTGGGGGCGGTGGGCAATGGCAATGGGGCACCCAGTGCTACTA
Encoded proteins:
- the LOC111960414 gene encoding rho guanine nucleotide exchange factor 15-like; this translates as MSFPEHFTSPLPPRPEAKPRPPISRKPPSSNGAPSTPSQLGEMGSTAHNSGGKVNSIVSKFSHPETXPTTSGDATLTTNPTLRTRVPRRAPTVKPKPTRPSVQQSEGXDQAPPLPMNRSRILRQAKRETPGGEEGNGITVSRSAPGGKEEERKLIGGVEAEAEHSSDTPLNPCFDWECSCACHIHMPGMKLVWVPIDEDEEEDEKEEEIKLEAETEEEESGGEGTSLAIKHPPIPPKQTQTFPSHFKVSVEEEESIYETTLLMVDPTPRKICQELDIPLIKVQKPVHWSKLSSSNSEDNTSVQSDXDPSQTQTTEDAPVAIPPRVPLAQDKSKTPGHNLMPIPRGGIALPQPTAEEWRSLRPSPPNPSASPIVLHRAGYSVPPPQPPKTGISVHSIKQAIKEEEEDGSAEGEEEDTEEDRRGYFIGWESRQLDVPLYQTYRATVIHKEIRRQTVCRNISKTSADYHMDWTARRGGVGMGSGGLGAVGNGNGAPSATIPLPTPGQSTLWQDLPEVRKSGVLETLSLQQCKYQESMFEVLTSEASYVRSLRVLNEHFLESRELEEVLIIRDRKTLFSNVLRVLEVSESFLMALEKRKEESLVFSDICDIIHFHAQHNFPVYIDYIRNQIYQDKTYTSLMKTNVDFATVITRLQESPQCQRLPFMSFLLLPFQRITRIKILIENILKRTNEGTKEEQTASNALDSVSKIIEECNTQVGKMKQVEELIHLSKTLEFDKLKAIPIISQTRVLEKRGELQEMAKGNTLFNLGHKFTPVYLFLFNDLLIIATKKGSERFVVLDHAHRTLVQVEPIGDDQVSNPSYEHCFCLTLLENHQGRMMERLMKAPSQSDLHRWIAAFPDPMKPDGDKEEVVYEDWDCPQVQCVEQYVAQQADELNLEATEIINVVRKTNEGWYEGIRLSNGQKGWFPVENAVEITNEHVRRRNLRERYRVIQAASIVTNTKAKTTP